One genomic region from Bacillus aquiflavi encodes:
- a CDS encoding helix-turn-helix transcriptional regulator: MEQTLKITNVLSDPTRFYIYQYITNHHKDVTVQEIAEHFNIHPNVARLHLSKLEDVNMLVSETRKTGKGGRPSRLYRLSDDVIQLHFPFRDYQLLSKIALQTLMSLGEEGKKALYETGKKYGIEMIKQELHRHSLLEEELSFEQKLNMLKSAATLSGFYPEFDTNEEQTKIYFHIYNCPFKEVAADYQETVCNMHYEFLKGMFDVLFKSVELIEKENIFSGCESCSYQALVTK; this comes from the coding sequence ATGGAACAAACATTGAAGATTACAAACGTATTATCAGATCCAACCCGTTTTTATATTTATCAATACATTACAAACCATCATAAAGATGTTACAGTACAAGAAATAGCAGAACACTTTAATATCCACCCAAATGTTGCTAGGCTACATTTATCAAAGCTTGAAGATGTTAATATGCTTGTTTCAGAAACAAGGAAAACTGGAAAAGGCGGCAGACCGAGCAGATTATACCGTCTCTCTGATGACGTTATCCAACTCCATTTTCCGTTTCGCGATTACCAGCTACTTTCAAAAATTGCCTTACAAACTCTTATGTCATTAGGCGAAGAAGGAAAAAAGGCACTTTATGAAACCGGTAAAAAATACGGTATTGAAATGATTAAGCAAGAATTGCACAGACATTCTCTTTTAGAAGAGGAATTAAGTTTTGAACAAAAACTGAACATGCTTAAAAGCGCAGCAACTTTGTCAGGTTTTTATCCTGAATTCGATACGAATGAAGAACAGACAAAAATTTATTTTCATATTTACAACTGTCCTTTTAAAGAAGTTGCCGCAGACTATCAAGAAACAGTCTGTAATATGCATTATGAATTTTTAAAAGGAATGTTTGATGTTCTCTTTAAATCGGTTGAATTAATTGAGAAAGAGAATATCTTTAGTGGCTGTGAATCCTGTTCATATCAAGCATTAGTCACAAAGTAG
- a CDS encoding DUF2626 domain-containing protein: protein MDRMYRVLGFWTGIFAVMFYLGDMYTTSLIFFGQTGFFLLLSYLKLSERMYLYLFGAYLTIFFAGFTYWTTFMMV from the coding sequence ATGGATCGCATGTACAGAGTGTTAGGATTCTGGACAGGAATATTTGCGGTAATGTTTTATTTAGGTGACATGTATACAACATCATTAATATTCTTTGGGCAAACAGGCTTTTTTCTTTTGTTAAGTTATTTAAAGCTGTCCGAGCGTATGTACCTTTATCTTTTCGGAGCATACTTAACAATCTTCTTTGCAGGTTTCACGTATTGGACTACCTTTATGATGGTCTGA
- a CDS encoding class I SAM-dependent methyltransferase, translated as MINFLRNIIVSRSSKMLSYAEFISLVLYHPIYGYYMRKRIKIGSEGDFITSSNVSDIYGRTIAKWYAAIVEEYGINPQICELGAGNGRFAKAFIDEWHEKYRQPLQYYILETSPYHRELQRKSLSFGETVKQIESFDEITPFSGLVFSNELFDALPVHVVEKKQGQLFEVMIGMEGNELVEKAVILQNEQLLSFLKKYQLTLNEGQRIEIPLEMERFLENIAKSLEKGLVVTVDYGYTTEEWMDISRRNGSLRGYYKHQLVKNVLERPGEMDITSHVHFDALIQKGEEVGLHFLSKQRQDEFLLSTGILNELTEHHDPNPFSQVSKRNRAIRSLIMPGSMSSFFHVIMQQKGYSFKVDDLFKCS; from the coding sequence ATGATTAATTTTTTGAGAAATATTATCGTTAGTAGATCATCAAAAATGCTGTCTTATGCTGAATTTATCTCCTTAGTGTTATATCATCCAATTTATGGTTACTACATGCGGAAGCGAATAAAGATCGGCTCTGAAGGAGATTTTATTACTTCAAGTAATGTTTCTGATATTTATGGGAGAACGATCGCTAAATGGTATGCGGCAATCGTTGAAGAGTATGGGATAAACCCACAAATTTGTGAGCTTGGTGCAGGCAACGGACGTTTTGCTAAAGCATTTATTGACGAATGGCATGAAAAATATCGTCAACCGCTTCAATATTATATCCTTGAAACGAGTCCATATCACCGTGAACTTCAACGAAAGAGTTTATCTTTTGGAGAGACGGTAAAACAAATTGAATCATTCGATGAAATCACACCCTTTTCAGGCTTAGTTTTTTCCAATGAATTGTTTGATGCTTTGCCTGTTCATGTTGTAGAAAAAAAGCAAGGACAGTTATTTGAAGTAATGATAGGCATGGAAGGAAACGAGCTTGTAGAAAAAGCGGTTATTTTACAAAATGAACAGCTTTTATCTTTTTTAAAAAAATATCAACTTACATTAAATGAGGGTCAGCGGATTGAAATACCTCTTGAAATGGAGAGGTTTTTAGAAAATATTGCGAAATCTCTCGAAAAAGGATTAGTTGTGACTGTTGATTATGGTTATACAACTGAGGAATGGATGGATATTTCTAGAAGAAACGGCAGTTTAAGAGGCTATTATAAACACCAATTAGTTAAAAACGTTCTCGAAAGACCAGGTGAGATGGATATTACGAGTCATGTTCATTTTGATGCATTGATTCAAAAAGGAGAAGAAGTAGGTTTACATTTTTTAAGTAAGCAAAGACAAGACGAGTTTTTATTATCAACTGGTATTTTAAACGAGCTAACCGAACATCATGATCCAAATCCATTCTCACAAGTAAGCAAACGTAATCGAGCCATTCGCAGTTTAATTATGCCCGGCAGTATGAGTTCTTTTTTTCATGTTATTATGCAACAAAAAGGATATTCTTTTAAAGTTGACGATCTATTTAAATGTTCATAA
- a CDS encoding MBL fold metallo-hydrolase: protein MKWKQIPLGPLQTNCYVLVKENKCLIVDPGGEEEKLLSYMKSEQLIPKGIFLTHAHFDHIGAVDKVREYFNIPVYIHEKEADWLVDPKLNGSQLFPVGVLIQTKRADKLITKEETITIEEFSFQVFETPGHSPGSVSFYFATEGIVVSGDTLFNGSIGRTDLPGGNHEQLLNSIHEKLLTLSEKTLVLPGHGPITTIGTEMDVNPFLNGF from the coding sequence ATGAAATGGAAACAAATTCCTTTAGGACCTTTACAAACAAATTGTTATGTCCTAGTAAAGGAAAATAAATGTTTAATTGTTGATCCCGGCGGAGAAGAAGAAAAATTACTTTCATACATGAAAAGCGAACAACTTATACCAAAGGGGATATTTTTAACACACGCACATTTTGATCATATTGGGGCAGTAGATAAAGTTAGGGAATACTTCAACATTCCAGTATATATTCACGAAAAAGAAGCAGACTGGCTCGTAGATCCTAAATTGAATGGCTCGCAATTATTCCCAGTAGGTGTATTAATTCAAACTAAACGTGCAGACAAGTTAATTACTAAAGAGGAGACAATTACAATTGAAGAGTTTTCTTTTCAAGTTTTTGAAACTCCAGGTCACTCCCCAGGAAGTGTTTCATTCTATTTTGCGACTGAAGGCATAGTAGTATCGGGTGATACTTTATTTAATGGCAGTATTGGACGCACTGATTTACCAGGAGGTAATCATGAGCAATTGTTAAATAGTATTCATGAGAAACTGTTAACATTAAGTGAGAAAACTCTAGTGCTACCTGGACACGGACCAATTACAACAATTGGTACTGAAATGGATGTAAACCCGTTTTTAAACGGTTTTTAA
- a CDS encoding DUF2759 domain-containing protein, whose protein sequence is MGLVIIFGLVTILAAFGSISALKNKNFLGAFFGIGTLAVFGWFTFMTVLKSGYPVA, encoded by the coding sequence ATGGGACTGGTCATTATTTTTGGATTAGTAACGATATTGGCAGCTTTCGGTTCAATTAGTGCATTAAAAAACAAAAATTTCCTCGGTGCATTTTTTGGAATTGGAACTTTAGCTGTATTTGGTTGGTTTACTTTTATGACTGTATTAAAATCAGGTTATCCTGTAGCCTAA
- a CDS encoding YqgU-like beta propeller domain-containing protein: MVYSRKTGDCNRQFKTFIFILTFSVLVLAGCKQDKQILLQSPSNNKDENIEQETRNNRVFDEALYNSLKIQEGQFYKIVGWLNDDTILYLTNLSNGTNVYTYNIFLGKSELLYNSKAPIAYTEISPWKNNILIHSAPSEYLAIVTVIDQTGKLLASEQLESAELSFAWSSFNENKILISTFNEDWSFKMSLWEINKQKLSAVSLTEPFVQWITDKEVGYLKWDHETPALTAPFVRKNIKTDEEKLVPSEAIHFHSFGDYLLAISVNHSETDKAEYIIFDKKLKKLLSFKIPHLSRYSDWLIPYYDIDEKEQKFYTFRPKYSKEEENYRDDFLLVAYDLITGKEETVIEGLNNEPISVSPDGEYILYGYQFEKLINLKTQEVITIIEK, encoded by the coding sequence TTGGTTTACTCAAGAAAAACGGGTGATTGTAATAGACAATTTAAGACTTTTATATTTATTTTAACCTTTTCCGTATTGGTTTTAGCAGGATGTAAACAAGATAAGCAAATTTTATTACAATCACCGTCAAATAATAAAGATGAGAATATTGAACAGGAAACACGAAATAATAGAGTTTTTGATGAGGCACTTTACAACTCATTAAAAATACAAGAGGGTCAGTTTTATAAAATAGTAGGTTGGTTAAATGATGATACTATTTTGTATTTAACAAATTTAAGCAATGGAACAAATGTATATACATATAACATTTTTTTAGGAAAAAGTGAACTGCTTTATAATAGTAAAGCACCAATTGCTTATACGGAAATTAGCCCATGGAAAAACAATATTTTAATCCATTCTGCTCCGTCTGAATATTTAGCTATCGTAACTGTCATTGATCAAACGGGAAAGCTATTAGCATCTGAACAGTTAGAATCAGCTGAACTTTCATTTGCATGGAGTTCTTTTAATGAAAATAAGATATTAATTTCAACGTTTAATGAAGACTGGTCATTTAAAATGAGCCTTTGGGAAATTAATAAGCAAAAGCTTTCAGCTGTTTCGTTAACCGAACCGTTTGTTCAATGGATAACAGATAAGGAAGTAGGCTATTTAAAATGGGATCACGAGACTCCTGCTTTAACAGCTCCGTTCGTGAGAAAAAACATTAAAACGGACGAAGAAAAGCTCGTGCCTTCTGAAGCGATCCATTTTCATTCTTTCGGAGACTATCTATTAGCTATTTCAGTAAATCATAGTGAAACAGACAAGGCGGAATATATAATTTTTGATAAAAAGCTCAAAAAGCTACTTTCGTTTAAAATCCCACATTTATCAAGATATTCCGATTGGCTTATTCCTTATTATGATATTGATGAAAAGGAGCAAAAATTTTATACATTTCGACCAAAATATAGTAAAGAAGAAGAAAATTATCGCGATGATTTTCTTCTTGTAGCATATGATCTCATTACTGGAAAAGAGGAAACCGTAATAGAAGGTCTTAATAATGAGCCAATCAGCGTTTCACCGGATGGAGAATATATTTTATATGGTTATCAATTTGAGAAGTTAATTAATCTAAAAACGCAAGAAGTAATAACGATTATTGAGAAGTAA
- a CDS encoding M14 family metallopeptidase: MKVKIRSGDTFWYYSQLFLVNVQLIIDSNPNLKSSSLPVGQEVNIPGFITQQYTIKRGDTFWKLAAARHISVDALLLLNQTKNPNLLKPGDIILLPKRVTYFVVNGKIEYNSTKLQEDLVKLKEIYPFITERSVGTSVLGKPLHVIKIGKGPKKVQINASFHANEWITTPILMRLVNEYVRSQTNNYPIRGLNPLPLYHQVELTIVPMVNPDGVDLILNGPPSKMKDEVIKINKGSTDFSGWKANIRGVDLNNQYPANWDIEKKRKEPKQPAPRDYPGDAPLTEPEAKAMADLARSGRFDKMLAFHTQGKEFYWGYEGFEPPQSKVIATEFERVSGYRAIQYVDSHAGYKDWFIQEFRKPGFTIELGKGVNPLPLSQFDEIYQEVLGIFLASLYM, translated from the coding sequence ATGAAAGTAAAGATTCGTTCCGGCGATACGTTTTGGTATTATAGCCAATTATTTTTAGTGAATGTTCAGCTCATTATTGATTCTAATCCTAATTTAAAAAGCTCTTCGCTGCCCGTTGGACAGGAAGTAAATATTCCTGGATTTATTACTCAACAATATACAATTAAACGAGGAGACACGTTTTGGAAGCTCGCTGCGGCACGACATATCTCAGTTGATGCGTTGCTCCTTCTGAATCAAACAAAAAATCCGAATTTACTTAAGCCTGGTGATATTATTTTACTGCCAAAAAGAGTTACGTACTTTGTAGTAAATGGGAAAATAGAATACAACTCTACGAAACTGCAGGAAGATTTAGTTAAGTTAAAGGAAATATATCCTTTTATTACAGAAAGATCAGTTGGTACATCTGTTTTAGGGAAACCGCTCCATGTAATTAAGATTGGTAAGGGACCAAAAAAAGTACAAATAAATGCCTCATTTCATGCAAATGAGTGGATTACGACACCGATACTAATGAGATTAGTTAATGAATATGTACGATCACAAACAAATAATTATCCAATTCGTGGATTGAATCCGCTGCCACTTTATCATCAAGTAGAATTAACAATTGTTCCAATGGTGAATCCTGATGGCGTAGATTTAATATTAAACGGTCCTCCTTCTAAAATGAAAGATGAAGTGATAAAAATAAATAAAGGCAGTACTGATTTCTCAGGATGGAAAGCGAATATTCGTGGTGTTGACTTAAATAATCAATACCCGGCAAATTGGGATATTGAAAAAAAACGAAAAGAGCCGAAGCAACCCGCTCCACGTGATTATCCAGGAGATGCCCCTTTAACTGAACCGGAAGCAAAAGCAATGGCTGATTTAGCTCGGAGTGGTCGCTTTGATAAAATGCTCGCTTTTCATACACAAGGAAAAGAATTTTATTGGGGCTATGAAGGTTTCGAACCTCCACAATCAAAAGTGATCGCTACAGAATTCGAACGGGTGAGTGGATATCGTGCAATCCAATATGTAGATAGTCATGCAGGGTATAAAGATTGGTTTATACAGGAATTTCGCAAACCAGGTTTTACAATTGAACTTGGGAAAGGTGTTAATCCCTTGCCTTTATCTCAATTTGATGAAATTTATCAAGAAGTGCTTGGTATATTTCTTGCTTCTCTTTACATGTAA